CCGCCTCGTCGACGAGGGGCTGTCCGGCCGCGTCCTTCGCGGTGGTGCAGGGGTAGCGGGTGCCCTGGGCGCGAGGCTGGACGAACATGGGCTGCACCAGCCACCGGCCTTGGTGGTTCGCGTAGGCGTTGCACATCAGCTGCACCTTGTTGCGGTTGATGGCCAGCTTGAGGTGCGTCGCGTCCTGCACGAAGGCGAGGTCCGTGTCCGAGTCCCCCGCCGCGAAGACCTGGCGCCTGGCCGCGTCCGGCTGGCGGGGCAGCTGCTTCTCCACGGGCTGGTGGAAGATGACCTTGTTGATCCAACAGCGCTTGCCCTGGTCGTAGGTGATGAGCGAGTCCTCGCCATCGGCCACGGGGCCGCAGCCCCGCAGGTGCGCCGTCACCCGCCCCTGGGAGTCCGTCATCGGCCGGATGCCGATGACCCGGTTGGGCTTGATGCCGGCCAGCGACTCGGACACGGCGTCGATGACGAACTGGGGCGAGGCGGTGACGACCCAGACGTCGAAGCCATTGGCCTGCAGCGTCTCGACGAGGTCGACCATCTCCTCGTACACCTGGACGTGGTAGGCGAGCCCCGGGGTGGTGCCCACCGTCTGCGTGGTGCCCGGCGGGTTGAAGGCGTTCTCGGCGTAGGCGGAGCGGGCGAAGGCGCGGAGCTCCTCCGGCGTGTAGCCGGCCTGGAGCTGGGCCACCCAGGCATACGCGGTGTTGAGCGTCAGCGTCACCGGGTTGTTCCAGGCGGCCTTGCCCGCGTGCGTCTTGCCTCCGTTGTAGATGCTGACGAGCTCGTCCGCGCAGCCGGTGTGGCGGCTCGTCTCGAGGGGCGCACCGGGCTCGGCGGCGGTGTCGCAGGCGCTGTTGAGGGCCGCCCGGGCCTCGGGGGTGAGGTGGGGGCTGGTGGTGCTCCAATCCTTGTCCGCGGGCTGGCGCACCTTGTCGTGCCGGAGCATCCAGAAGAAGGTGGCGTCCCCCAGGTCGTTCTTCACGAGGGTGTTGTCCCAGTCGAACACGGCCACGGGGCGGTTCTTCGGGTCGAACGCCGGGCTGGCGATGCCCAGGGTGGAGATCATTTCATTGAGGCGGGTGCGGTTCTCCGGGAGCCACCGGCCGATCTTGTCGTCCAGGAGGCGCACCGGTGTGGGGACACCGTCCTTGCCGCCGGGGCCCTGGGGGCCCGTGGCTCCATCGGGACCTTGTGGACCCGTGCAGGCGAGGACGGCGCTGGTGAGCCATCCGGCCAGGGCGAGCGTGGGACGGCGGAACCCCGAGGGGCTTCGGCGGGTGGACGTCATGGGACTTCTCCTGAGGGGCTGGGCTGCGGGGTCCATCACCGCGCGGAGCCCGGTCCGACGTCAACCTGGCGGCCTCTGCTCGTCTGGGGAGGGCGGGCGAGCGGGCCCCAGCACGGTCAGTGCCCCCTGGGCGGCGAGCGCCAGCAACAGCAGCAGCGGGTTCCACTTCCTGCGAGGCGTGGAGGACAGCGGCACGGTGATGCGGAGCGTGTCCTCGTCCTCCTCGTGCATGCCGTCGGGGAGGAGCCGGTTCAGCAGGCGGATCATCGCGGCGTTGCCCGGCTGGATGTGGCATTCGAACCGCTCCACTCCCCGCTCCCGCGCCGCTTCCATGAGCCGCTCCAGCAGGATGCGGCCGAGCCCCTTGCCCTGGGCCGCGTCCACCACGGTGATGGCGGCCTCGGCCACGTCGGAGGAGGGGGCCAGACGGATGAACCGGGCGATGCCCAGCCCGCGCTCCCGGCCCTCGGGCCCCAGGCTCACCGCGCCCAGCGCCAGATGCTGATCCCCATCCACCGTGGTGAGGTAGCGCACCTCCTGCTCCGAGAGCCGTGACTTGGGGGCGTGGAAGCGTCCGATGCGCGAGCGCGGTGAGAGCCGTTCGAAGCCCTCCAGGAGCAACTCCGCGTCGCGCGGCTGGACCAGCCGTAACTCCACCTCCGTCCCATCGGCGAGTGTCAGCCGCTCCCGCCACCCGGTGTCGAAGTGATGCCGTGGCTTCATCCCGAGGACCCCTTTGGGGATGCAAGCATCAGGGGTGATGCCGCACTGCGTCAAGGGGCCGGGGTGGGATGTCCCAGGAGGAAGTCGAGCACGGAACGGTTGAAGTCCTCGGGGCGCTCCAGGCTGGGCATGTGGCCCACGCCCGGGAGGGTGACGCGGGTGAGGGCGGCCACGCGCTGAGCGAGCACCTCGGCGTTCTTCAGCATGACCGGGTTGTCCCTGTCCCCCACCACGACGAGCACGGGCATGAGCAGCTCCT
The genomic region above belongs to Archangium lipolyticum and contains:
- a CDS encoding HAD family hydrolase, translated to MTSTRRSPSGFRRPTLALAGWLTSAVLACTGPQGPDGATGPQGPGGKDGVPTPVRLLDDKIGRWLPENRTRLNEMISTLGIASPAFDPKNRPVAVFDWDNTLVKNDLGDATFFWMLRHDKVRQPADKDWSTTSPHLTPEARAALNSACDTAAEPGAPLETSRHTGCADELVSIYNGGKTHAGKAAWNNPVTLTLNTAYAWVAQLQAGYTPEELRAFARSAYAENAFNPPGTTQTVGTTPGLAYHVQVYEEMVDLVETLQANGFDVWVVTASPQFVIDAVSESLAGIKPNRVIGIRPMTDSQGRVTAHLRGCGPVADGEDSLITYDQGKRCWINKVIFHQPVEKQLPRQPDAARRQVFAAGDSDTDLAFVQDATHLKLAINRNKVQLMCNAYANHQGRWLVQPMFVQPRAQGTRYPCTTAKDAAGQPLVDEAGNPFTQDYEDRVYALP
- a CDS encoding GNAT family N-acetyltransferase, whose translation is MKPRHHFDTGWRERLTLADGTEVELRLVQPRDAELLLEGFERLSPRSRIGRFHAPKSRLSEQEVRYLTTVDGDQHLALGAVSLGPEGRERGLGIARFIRLAPSSDVAEAAITVVDAAQGKGLGRILLERLMEAARERGVERFECHIQPGNAAMIRLLNRLLPDGMHEEDEDTLRITVPLSSTPRRKWNPLLLLLALAAQGALTVLGPARPPSPDEQRPPG